A genome region from Geodermatophilus bullaregiensis includes the following:
- a CDS encoding ABC transporter ATP-binding protein translates to MATTADDAPPGDGTLTGEPTPGPAPSPAAGLRDLLPLVRPHRRPLLLAAGLSLVGAAAALAQPALTGRVISAVGAGRPLLPAVAALLLVLVAGAVLNAVQSYLLQRTGEGVVLTTRRTLADRLLRLPVAEYDRRRTGDLMSRIGADTTMLRATVTSGVVEVAGSAVVGVGALVAMALVDVWLLLVTVASVAVGLTVVVSTSRRVRTLSREAQEEVGAMTASVERALSAVRTIRASGATAREVAGVGESAARAYRAGVSVARVEALVQPAGSIAVQGAFLAVLGLGGYRVATGSIAVADLVAFILYLFLLVMPLGQAIGAWTQLQTGLGALARVQEVLALEPERDDAPEVGGATTAPRVPAPGSPAPLLELDDVSFAYPDGTQVLRGVSLAVPPGSRVALVGPSGAGKSTVLALVEGFYPLSGGVIRWAGTDVRELPRAALRARIGYVEQEAPVLAGTVRENLLLAAPDAGDDELWAVLADVGLTGVVQRSARGLDVPVGDEGVLLSGGERQRLAIARSLLSRPALLLLDEPTASLDARNEGLLRDTLAAAAADRALLVVAHRLSTVLDSDQIVVLDAGRVVARGTHAELVGTSPLYRELATAQLLV, encoded by the coding sequence GTGGCCACCACCGCCGACGACGCCCCGCCCGGCGACGGGACCCTGACCGGCGAGCCGACCCCCGGACCGGCTCCCTCCCCGGCCGCCGGGCTGCGCGACCTGCTGCCGCTGGTCCGGCCGCACCGCCGTCCGCTGCTGCTGGCCGCCGGGCTGTCGCTGGTGGGCGCCGCCGCGGCCCTGGCGCAGCCGGCGCTCACCGGCCGGGTGATCTCCGCCGTCGGCGCGGGCCGGCCGCTGCTGCCCGCCGTCGCCGCGCTGCTGCTCGTCCTGGTCGCCGGGGCGGTGCTCAACGCGGTGCAGTCCTACCTGCTGCAGCGCACCGGCGAGGGCGTCGTCCTCACCACCCGCCGGACGCTGGCCGACCGGCTGCTGCGGCTCCCGGTGGCCGAGTACGACCGCCGCCGCACCGGCGACCTGATGTCCCGCATCGGCGCCGACACCACGATGCTGCGGGCGACGGTGACCTCCGGCGTGGTCGAGGTGGCGGGCTCGGCGGTCGTCGGCGTCGGCGCGCTGGTGGCCATGGCGCTGGTCGACGTCTGGCTGCTCCTGGTCACCGTCGCCTCCGTCGCGGTGGGGCTGACCGTGGTGGTCAGCACCAGCCGGCGGGTGCGCACGCTGTCCCGCGAGGCGCAGGAGGAGGTCGGCGCCATGACGGCGTCGGTGGAGCGGGCGCTGTCGGCGGTGCGCACCATCCGGGCCAGCGGGGCCACCGCCCGCGAGGTGGCCGGCGTCGGCGAGAGCGCGGCACGGGCGTACCGGGCCGGCGTCTCGGTGGCCCGGGTCGAGGCCCTGGTGCAGCCGGCCGGGTCGATCGCCGTCCAGGGCGCGTTCCTCGCCGTCCTGGGGCTGGGCGGCTACCGGGTGGCCACCGGCTCGATCGCCGTCGCCGACCTGGTCGCGTTCATCCTCTACCTGTTCCTGCTGGTGATGCCCCTCGGCCAGGCGATCGGGGCGTGGACCCAGCTGCAGACCGGGCTGGGTGCCCTGGCCCGCGTGCAGGAGGTCCTGGCGCTCGAGCCCGAGCGCGACGACGCCCCCGAGGTGGGCGGCGCGACGACGGCACCCCGCGTCCCCGCCCCCGGCTCACCCGCCCCGCTGCTCGAGCTCGACGACGTCTCGTTCGCCTATCCCGACGGCACGCAGGTGCTGCGCGGGGTCTCCCTGGCCGTGCCGCCGGGCAGCCGGGTGGCACTGGTGGGCCCCTCGGGCGCCGGCAAGTCCACGGTGCTGGCGCTGGTCGAGGGCTTCTACCCGCTCTCGGGCGGCGTGATCCGGTGGGCCGGCACCGACGTCCGGGAGCTGCCGCGCGCGGCGCTGCGGGCCCGGATCGGCTACGTCGAGCAGGAGGCGCCGGTGCTGGCCGGGACGGTCCGGGAGAACCTGCTGCTGGCCGCCCCGGACGCCGGTGACGACGAGCTGTGGGCGGTGCTGGCCGACGTCGGCCTCACCGGCGTGGTGCAGCGCTCGGCGCGCGGCCTGGACGTGCCGGTCGGCGACGAGGGGGTGCTGCTGTCCGGTGGGGAGCGGCAGCGGCTGGCGATCGCCCGGTCGCTGCTGTCCCGCCCGGCGCTGCTGCTGCTCGACGAGCCGACGGCCAGCCTCGACGCGCGCAACGAGGGGCTGCTGCGCGACACGCTGGCCGCGGCGGCCGCCGACCGGGCGCTGCTGGTCGTCGCCCACCGGCTGTCCACCGTGCTCGACAGCGACCAGATCGTCGTCCTCGACGCCGGCCGCGTGGTCGCCCGTGGCACGCACGCCGAGCTGGTGGGGACCAGCCCGCTCTACCGGGAGCTGGCCACC